A genomic stretch from Helianthus annuus cultivar XRQ/B chromosome 1, HanXRQr2.0-SUNRISE, whole genome shotgun sequence includes:
- the LOC110875792 gene encoding putative low molecular weight protein-tyrosine-phosphatase slr0328: MRTLYTSSLPTFPNLLPFCHPKSPFLVTLNPHSLSQSSNLFHQRSKIKQNPIAIITSSMASTTQGEKITEKPFSVLFVCLGNICRSPAAEGVFTDLVKKRNLSDKFIIDSAGTINYHEGGPADSRMRATSKRRGIEITSISRPIRPSDFKEFDIILAMDKQNREDILAAFERWRFRETLPADGANKVKLMCSYCKKHDETEVPDPYYGGQQGFEKVLDLLEDACESLLESILAENSTS, translated from the exons ATGAGGACACTATACACCAGTAGCCTCCCAACATTCCCCAACTTATTACCATTTTGCCACCCCAAATCCCCCTTTCTTGTAACCCTTAACCCACACTCACTTTCTCAAAGTTCAAATCTTTTTCATCAAAgatcaaaaatcaaacaaaaccCAATTGCCATAATCACGTCATCAATGGCTTCCACAACTCAGGGAGAGAAAATTACAGAAAAACCCTTCTCTGTTCTCTTTGTATGTTTGGGTAACATTTGCAGAAGCCCAGCTGCTGAGGGTGTGTTCACTGATTTGGTTAAAAAGAGGAATCTTTCTGATAAATTTATCATTGATTCTGCTGGTACCATCAATTATCATGAG GGGGGTCCAGCAGACTCGCGAATGAGAGCTACCTCTAAAAGAAGGGGCATTGAAATCACGTCGATATCAAGGCCAATAAGGCCTTCGGATTTTAAAGAATTTGATATCATTCTTGCCATGGATAAGCAAAACAGAG AGGATATACTTGCAGCTTTCGAGAGATGGAGGTTTAGGGAGACCTTACCAGCTGATGGAGCCAATAAG GTTAAGTTGATGTGTTCTTACTGCAAAAAACATGATGAAACCGAAGTCCCCGATCCGTACTATGGTGGTCAACAAGGGTTTGAGAAG GTGTTGGATTTGCTTGAGGACGCCTGTGAATCACTTTTGGAAAGCATTTTGGCTGAAAACAGTACTTCATAG